In Zhaonella formicivorans, one DNA window encodes the following:
- a CDS encoding Ppx/GppA phosphatase family protein: MYGAIDIGTNSVRLLIGQVEERKVKPIYRSLCTTRLGEGVQSSGRIKEEAVQRTVKALAKFKQSLQEFGVPVYRAVATSAARDADNSSLLISAAKAYGIEVEIITGQEEASLSYAGAVSVHRGLENPVVVDIGGGSTEIINLDNEGKVQTTSTNVGAVRCTEATWPESQIVQALKPALQHLPKELPLNLVGVGGTITTLAAIDQKLELYDPEKVQGYRLESKTVESILKKLEALSPEERKKVPGLRPERADIILAGIRILSVILNELSLHDLLVSESDLLDGIILALNGCTVD; the protein is encoded by the coding sequence ATGTATGGAGCCATAGACATAGGTACTAATTCAGTCAGGTTGTTAATAGGCCAGGTAGAGGAACGGAAAGTAAAGCCCATTTACCGCTCTCTTTGCACCACCAGGCTCGGTGAAGGTGTGCAAAGCTCGGGGCGGATTAAGGAAGAGGCTGTACAAAGGACCGTCAAAGCTCTGGCCAAATTCAAGCAGTCTCTTCAGGAATTTGGAGTCCCGGTTTATAGAGCGGTAGCCACCAGCGCAGCGCGGGATGCGGATAACAGCTCCTTGTTGATATCCGCAGCTAAAGCTTACGGGATTGAAGTGGAAATCATTACAGGGCAGGAGGAAGCCAGCTTAAGCTATGCCGGAGCTGTGAGCGTCCATAGGGGCCTCGAAAACCCGGTAGTTGTAGACATCGGTGGGGGCAGTACCGAAATTATCAATTTGGACAACGAGGGCAAGGTACAAACCACCAGTACCAACGTTGGGGCCGTGCGCTGTACAGAGGCTACTTGGCCTGAGAGCCAGATTGTCCAAGCGCTCAAGCCTGCTTTGCAGCATTTACCAAAAGAGCTGCCTCTGAACCTGGTTGGCGTTGGCGGGACTATAACCACTCTCGCTGCTATTGACCAAAAGCTGGAGCTGTACGATCCGGAAAAGGTCCAAGGGTACAGGTTGGAAAGCAAAACTGTTGAAAGCATATTAAAAAAATTGGAGGCCCTTTCCCCGGAGGAACGGAAAAAAGTCCCCGGTCTTAGGCCGGAACGGGCAGATATAATTTTGGCAGGTATCCGGATTTTAAGCGTAATTTTAAATGAGCTCTCCCTGCATGATTTGCTGGTTTCCGAAAGCGATCTGCTGGACGGAATTATCTTGGCATTAAATGGCTGCACCGTGGATTGA
- the ftsH gene encoding ATP-dependent zinc metalloprotease FtsH → MNRIFRNLAIYLLVVLIIVSLIRITTPEQPQVKELAFSEFWQLVQQGEVKEVTLVAEERDTYAIAGTLKNGEKFTTTAVRGEGNLQLELANRGIKVNSKAAAGPPWWTNLLGTLLPILLLVGLIFFMMQQTQGGGSRVMQFGKSRAKLHTDEKKRVTFDDVAGADEVKEELEEVVEFLKNPKKFNELGAKIPKGVLLFGPPGTGKTLLARAVAGEAGVPFFSISGSDFVEMFVGVGASRVRDLFEQAKKNAPCIVFIDEIDAVGRQRGAGLGGGHDEREQTLNQLLVEMDGFNANEGIIIIAATNRPDILDPALLRPGRFDRQIVVDVPDVLGRAEILKVHVKGKPLADEVNLDVLARRTPGFTGADLANLVNEAALLAARRGKKKIEMAELEDSIERVIAGPEKKSRVISDYEKKLVAYHEAGHAIVGHYLPHTDPLHKVSIIPRGRAGGYTLLLPKEDRRFMTKSQILDQVAMLLGGRVAEALVLKEISTGAQNDLERATGLVRKIITEYGMSEELGPLTFGHKQEQVFLGRDIARDRNYSEAVAFSIDKEARRIMDESYNRAKQILEQHMDELHLIAKTLMEKETLEAEEFEELLNGKTQSVQAAENKEQKTEEAGSGQIDPTLRFNYWRSFDFS, encoded by the coding sequence TTGAACCGTATTTTTAGAAACCTGGCAATTTATTTGCTGGTAGTTTTAATTATAGTATCTTTAATTCGCATAACCACACCGGAACAACCCCAAGTCAAAGAGCTGGCTTTTTCCGAATTTTGGCAGTTAGTTCAGCAAGGTGAGGTCAAGGAAGTAACATTGGTAGCCGAAGAAAGGGATACTTACGCTATTGCCGGTACTTTGAAAAATGGCGAGAAGTTTACAACTACCGCTGTCAGAGGAGAAGGCAACTTACAATTGGAGCTGGCTAATAGAGGGATCAAAGTAAACTCTAAGGCTGCCGCGGGGCCCCCCTGGTGGACTAACCTTCTGGGGACATTGCTGCCTATCTTGCTCCTGGTTGGACTTATCTTCTTCATGATGCAGCAAACCCAAGGCGGCGGAAGCAGGGTAATGCAGTTTGGCAAGAGCCGTGCAAAGCTGCATACGGATGAAAAGAAGCGAGTCACCTTTGATGATGTGGCCGGGGCCGATGAGGTAAAAGAGGAATTGGAAGAAGTCGTGGAGTTTTTAAAAAACCCAAAGAAATTTAATGAGTTGGGAGCTAAAATTCCTAAAGGGGTGCTGCTCTTTGGGCCTCCCGGGACCGGAAAGACGCTTTTGGCCAGAGCGGTGGCCGGTGAAGCCGGCGTACCTTTTTTCAGCATCAGTGGTTCCGATTTTGTGGAAATGTTTGTCGGTGTAGGCGCTTCCAGGGTACGGGACTTATTTGAACAGGCCAAAAAGAATGCACCTTGCATCGTGTTTATAGATGAAATTGACGCTGTGGGACGGCAAAGGGGCGCCGGCCTGGGTGGCGGACATGATGAACGGGAGCAAACATTGAACCAGCTGCTGGTTGAGATGGACGGGTTTAATGCTAACGAAGGCATCATAATTATTGCTGCAACCAACCGACCGGATATTTTGGATCCAGCTCTTTTAAGGCCGGGCCGTTTTGACCGGCAAATTGTGGTTGATGTGCCTGATGTGCTAGGACGAGCTGAAATTCTGAAAGTACATGTTAAAGGCAAGCCGTTGGCCGATGAGGTCAACCTGGATGTCCTGGCTCGCCGCACGCCGGGTTTTACCGGGGCAGATTTGGCCAACCTGGTTAACGAGGCTGCGCTGCTGGCGGCACGCAGAGGAAAAAAGAAAATTGAGATGGCTGAGCTGGAAGATTCCATTGAACGGGTAATTGCAGGCCCGGAGAAGAAGTCCAGGGTAATCAGTGATTACGAAAAGAAACTGGTTGCTTATCATGAAGCGGGCCATGCTATCGTAGGCCATTATTTGCCGCATACCGACCCGCTCCATAAAGTTTCGATCATACCCAGGGGTAGGGCAGGCGGCTATACGTTGCTTTTGCCTAAAGAAGACAGACGCTTTATGACTAAATCGCAGATCCTCGATCAAGTGGCCATGCTGCTTGGGGGACGGGTTGCTGAAGCACTTGTCTTAAAAGAGATTAGTACCGGTGCTCAAAACGACTTGGAAAGGGCAACCGGCCTGGTTAGAAAGATTATTACCGAATACGGCATGTCAGAAGAACTGGGCCCGCTGACATTTGGGCATAAGCAGGAGCAAGTTTTTCTTGGCCGTGATATAGCCAGAGACCGCAATTACAGCGAAGCGGTGGCGTTTTCCATTGATAAAGAAGCAAGGCGCATCATGGATGAAAGCTATAACAGAGCTAAGCAGATTTTGGAACAGCATATGGACGAGTTGCATCTTATTGCCAAGACGCTGATGGAAAAAGAAACTCTGGAGGCAGAGGAATTTGAGGAATTGCTAAACGGCAAGACGCAGTCGGTGCAGGCGGCGGAGAACAAAGAGCAAAAAACAGAGGAAGCAGGCTCGGGCCAAATTGACCCGACATTGCGTTTTAACTACTGGCGCAGTTTTGATTTCTCATAA
- the tilS gene encoding tRNA lysidine(34) synthetase TilS codes for MLNKVKEAIRQYQLLDKGDKVVIGVSGGPDSITLLYLLKMLQSEFDLILHVAHFNHMFRGQEADEEAEFVREVAARLGLPCTVKAQDVPRFVAEYNLSPQEGARILRYRFFYDLAAQLKASKIALGHHADDQAETVLLHLFRGSGTAGLAGMSPKRGKVIRPLLGITRQQIEDYCREKGLPTRTDPSNFKSIYTRNKIRLELLPLLKKDYNPNVVENLNRTAEILRVENEFLEKITEEVFLRIGRSTACEVVLEKSGFGELHPALQRRLIRFSFKRLAGEEKSLNYSYVRAAQTYLSTQRGGKKLGLPEGIVLKTGKETIIFSKLQVVPDSPGYKITLDLPGTARLPGGLVLTAEEVEPAFARQNYRQAKNWEAYLDLGRIKLPLTVRPRKPGDIFRPLGLGGSKKKLKDFLIDLKVPQAGRNLIPVVTDATGQIIWVGGYRIDENYKLREQTKRVAYLRLSYTE; via the coding sequence ATGCTGAACAAAGTCAAAGAAGCTATTAGGCAGTATCAATTGCTGGACAAGGGAGATAAAGTTGTTATTGGGGTTTCCGGCGGGCCGGACTCCATAACGCTTTTATATCTGCTGAAAATGCTGCAGTCTGAATTTGACCTGATTTTGCACGTAGCCCATTTTAACCACATGTTCAGAGGGCAGGAGGCGGACGAGGAGGCTGAATTTGTCCGGGAAGTAGCTGCACGGTTGGGTCTGCCATGTACAGTCAAAGCCCAGGATGTCCCCCGTTTTGTGGCTGAGTACAACCTTTCTCCCCAGGAGGGGGCCAGAATTTTGCGTTATAGATTTTTTTACGATTTGGCAGCACAGTTAAAGGCCAGCAAAATCGCCCTGGGACACCATGCCGATGATCAGGCGGAAACGGTACTTTTGCATCTCTTTAGGGGCAGTGGGACTGCAGGGTTGGCAGGGATGAGCCCTAAGCGGGGCAAAGTGATTAGGCCCTTATTAGGTATTACCAGGCAGCAAATTGAGGATTACTGCCGGGAAAAGGGCCTGCCCACCAGGACCGATCCCTCCAATTTCAAATCAATTTACACCCGCAATAAAATCAGGCTGGAGTTGTTACCGCTGCTTAAAAAGGACTATAATCCTAACGTGGTAGAAAATCTTAACCGGACAGCTGAAATACTCAGGGTAGAAAATGAATTTTTGGAGAAAATTACGGAAGAGGTTTTTTTAAGGATTGGACGCTCGACTGCTTGCGAGGTTGTATTGGAAAAGAGCGGCTTCGGTGAGCTTCATCCCGCCTTGCAGCGCAGGCTCATCAGGTTTAGCTTTAAGCGTTTGGCCGGTGAGGAAAAGAGCCTTAATTATTCTTATGTCCGTGCAGCCCAAACTTATCTTTCGACCCAAAGGGGAGGTAAAAAATTAGGCCTGCCAGAAGGAATTGTACTGAAAACAGGGAAGGAGACTATAATATTTAGTAAGCTTCAGGTTGTTCCTGATTCTCCAGGATATAAAATTACCTTGGACTTGCCGGGAACGGCCCGTTTGCCGGGAGGGCTGGTTTTGACCGCCGAAGAAGTGGAGCCGGCATTTGCCAGGCAGAACTACCGCCAGGCTAAAAATTGGGAAGCATACTTGGATTTAGGGCGTATCAAGCTGCCCCTTACTGTTCGCCCCAGAAAACCTGGTGATATTTTCCGGCCTCTCGGGCTGGGCGGCTCTAAAAAGAAGCTGAAAGACTTTTTGATTGATCTCAAGGTGCCGCAGGCCGGGCGCAACCTCATTCCGGTGGTCACCGATGCAACGGGGCAGATTATTTGGGTTGGGGGGTACAGGATAGACGAAAATTATAAGCTGAGAGAACAGACAAAGCGAGTCGCATATTTGAGGCTGAGCTATACCGAATAA
- a CDS encoding sigma factor-like helix-turn-helix DNA-binding protein — translation MKMEIRGVEKLSFRERQVVALKESGRSTEQIAKQLGLSASTVSTLYHRARGKGYEVVIVVPGDALGLFTAGIEEEGE, via the coding sequence TTGAAAATGGAAATCAGAGGCGTGGAAAAATTAAGTTTTAGAGAGAGACAGGTAGTGGCTCTGAAGGAATCCGGGCGATCTACTGAGCAGATTGCTAAACAGTTGGGTTTAAGCGCCAGTACCGTTTCCACCCTGTACCACCGGGCGAGGGGTAAAGGCTACGAGGTGGTAATTGTAGTGCCAGGCGATGCCCTGGGCTTATTTACTGCCGGAATTGAGGAAGAAGGTGAATAA
- the yabQ gene encoding spore cortex biosynthesis protein YabQ, translating to MTPVYVQIKIFLNTIAIGLIMGIVFDFYRALRGLVRPKKWTTGLSDLIVCLFLTCLVFLLLIFSNWGEVRVYVFLGLAIGLAIHFKYLSDLILQFWYNWFAFLGKSLRLMLKTALLPFVFVKMVLAFPLGVISLLLFKLSELFKPFFGKLLKKTARWLKTPFCWRRPKE from the coding sequence ATGACTCCCGTATATGTACAGATAAAAATTTTTTTAAACACTATAGCCATAGGTTTGATTATGGGTATAGTGTTTGATTTTTACCGGGCTTTGCGTGGGCTGGTTCGACCGAAAAAGTGGACTACAGGGCTTTCCGATTTAATCGTCTGCCTTTTTTTGACCTGTCTGGTATTTCTGCTGCTGATTTTTAGCAACTGGGGCGAGGTCAGGGTATATGTATTTTTAGGTTTAGCTATTGGTCTTGCTATCCATTTTAAATACTTAAGCGATCTTATTCTGCAGTTTTGGTACAATTGGTTTGCTTTTCTGGGAAAAAGCTTGCGGCTAATGTTGAAAACAGCCTTATTACCTTTCGTTTTCGTCAAAATGGTTTTGGCATTTCCTTTAGGTGTCATCAGCTTGTTGCTTTTTAAGCTTTCGGAATTATTTAAACCCTTTTTTGGCAAGCTGCTGAAAAAAACTGCTCGGTGGCTTAAGACCCCGTTCTGTTGGCGTAGGCCTAAAGAATAG
- a CDS encoding S1 domain-containing RNA-binding protein, translating to MSIEVGSIIEGVVTGITKFGAFVELPGGVTGLVHISEVADAYVKDVKDYLKEKDRVLVKVINVDAQGKIGLSIKQASPDYDAAQKSRRQNRSSQASFEEKLAKFLKDSDERLQEVRRNTEAKRGGRGASRY from the coding sequence ATGTCAATTGAAGTAGGCAGCATTATTGAAGGCGTGGTCACCGGGATCACCAAATTCGGTGCATTTGTGGAGCTTCCCGGAGGTGTGACCGGCCTGGTGCATATTTCAGAAGTTGCAGACGCCTACGTTAAAGATGTTAAGGATTACCTAAAAGAAAAAGATCGTGTGCTTGTCAAGGTAATTAACGTAGACGCCCAGGGCAAGATAGGTCTATCTATCAAGCAAGCCAGCCCCGATTATGACGCCGCGCAAAAAAGCCGCCGTCAAAATCGCTCCAGCCAAGCTTCTTTCGAGGAGAAGTTGGCTAAATTCCTAAAAGATAGCGACGAACGGTTGCAGGAAGTAAGGCGCAATACTGAAGCTAAACGGGGAGGCAGGGGCGCCAGTCGATATTAA
- the ndk gene encoding nucleoside-diphosphate kinase has product MERTYAMIKPDGVQRNLVGEIVRRIEAKGYKIVAMKMLQLTKEMAEEHYREHVGKPFYPGLVSYITSGPVIAMVLEGKNVVKGMRTLMGATNPADALPGTIRGDFGLDVGRNVIHGADSVESAAREMAIYFKPEELLSYSKAVEGWLYE; this is encoded by the coding sequence TTGGAAAGAACTTATGCGATGATTAAACCTGACGGTGTACAACGGAATCTGGTGGGGGAGATTGTCCGCCGGATTGAAGCCAAGGGTTATAAGATTGTGGCCATGAAAATGCTGCAGTTAACCAAGGAAATGGCGGAAGAACACTACCGTGAGCATGTGGGTAAACCCTTTTACCCCGGTTTGGTGAGTTATATTACTTCCGGCCCGGTAATTGCCATGGTTTTGGAAGGGAAAAATGTGGTTAAAGGTATGCGCACCCTCATGGGGGCCACTAATCCGGCTGATGCCTTACCAGGTACCATCAGGGGGGATTTTGGCCTTGATGTTGGCCGTAATGTGATTCATGGCGCCGATTCGGTAGAAAGTGCTGCCAGAGAAATGGCAATCTATTTTAAACCTGAGGAGTTACTCTCTTACTCTAAGGCGGTGGAAGGCTGGCTTTACGAGTAA
- a CDS encoding transcription repressor NadR, protein MDTEGRRKKMIEILLASKAPVTGTALAKELGVSRQVIVQDIALLRAGGVDIMATPQGYLMLRPSACAKVRKTFACLHDQTKLEEELLAIVDCGGTVVDVIVEHPLYGDLRGSLNLKSRYDVQLFRERLAESRAQPLSILTGGVHLHTVEADNDQIMAAIEQKLKEVGVLLE, encoded by the coding sequence ATGGATACGGAAGGGCGCAGGAAAAAGATGATTGAGATTTTGCTTGCGTCGAAAGCGCCTGTAACCGGTACCGCATTAGCAAAAGAGCTGGGTGTTTCCAGACAGGTTATTGTGCAGGACATAGCGCTTTTACGGGCAGGAGGTGTGGATATAATGGCCACTCCTCAAGGATACCTGATGCTTAGGCCTTCTGCTTGCGCCAAAGTCAGAAAGACATTTGCTTGCTTACATGATCAGACCAAGTTGGAGGAGGAACTGCTGGCCATTGTAGATTGTGGCGGCACGGTAGTGGATGTTATCGTGGAGCATCCTCTCTACGGGGATTTGCGTGGAAGCCTGAACCTTAAATCCCGTTACGATGTACAGCTTTTTCGTGAGCGGTTAGCTGAGTCACGCGCACAGCCATTGTCAATTTTAACCGGAGGCGTCCATTTACATACGGTGGAGGCAGACAATGATCAGATTATGGCGGCCATCGAGCAAAAACTCAAGGAGGTAGGGGTACTGCTCGAGTAA
- a CDS encoding DMT family transporter yields the protein MSLTGSLFALIIAAVAGVTMALQGAMNSGLGKVIGLLQATLVVHLTATIAVLILIFGLRVGDGDFGKFAQVPWYYYLGGLLGVLITYGVVASMPKVGVANATAAIIVGQVSAAFIIDCLGMFGLEKVAFAWFKLVGLGLLAAGAKILLN from the coding sequence ATGTCTTTGACAGGTTCGTTATTTGCTTTGATTATTGCGGCTGTGGCAGGCGTGACCATGGCGTTACAGGGCGCCATGAATTCAGGCCTCGGAAAGGTAATTGGTTTGCTGCAAGCAACTCTGGTGGTGCATCTTACGGCAACCATAGCTGTGCTGATTTTAATTTTTGGGCTGCGCGTCGGCGATGGCGATTTTGGTAAATTTGCTCAGGTTCCGTGGTATTATTATCTTGGCGGGCTGCTGGGTGTTTTGATTACTTACGGGGTGGTGGCCAGCATGCCCAAAGTGGGGGTGGCTAATGCCACTGCCGCAATTATAGTGGGGCAGGTTTCCGCCGCTTTTATCATAGATTGCCTGGGTATGTTCGGTTTGGAAAAGGTCGCATTCGCCTGGTTCAAACTGGTTGGTTTAGGCCTTTTGGCTGCTGGGGCAAAGATCTTATTAAATTAG
- the spoIIE gene encoding stage II sporulation protein E, whose amino-acid sequence MQEQLHIYPYRRLNTDDTPGKEKLRKDRHKGGGRLKVFLPVHWFSLEGLFFFTTCFVLSKAQILGGISPFGLAFYAAAVSSYRRYLWPMFFALLLGQAVVYQDLRWGINAAVFTLFTFWQVIFPVNFTKRWIILPVGVFLITALVKAGWVLLSSFVLYKIIAVLVEGVLAAGLVAVYFSCLNTLQAKKIPFGLSSEETVCAVIFCLSFCAGILDVVFRDLSLGNIVSRYLILATALIGGGGAGAALGSVLGIMPSIITINAPVLVGIYAFSGLLAGVLAQWNKIGAGIGFLLGNLLLSVYLLDQQTITTAFSESAIAVILLFLTPNRLILRLRSVSTWKGMPAAVGDYRRYGDLLRLRILDVVRTFEELSHSFLQHAPAPHRVEEEKIQGLFNAVAKGVCERCPIYTVCWEKDFYNTYKSILSAFGLVETGGIITPEQLPPELSRRCTRGREMAATLSCLYDTYRVERFWRRKIAESQNLMAVQLQGVAGVLKATAEDIRSEGYFHEELEVSIADTLEKAGFHLEDVQVWKEARRGNLEINLNLAACPGGNPCEYTILPLLSDLVGHPLMLERRQCGSAAGSLNCELRLLPLPSLRVVTGFAQEAKNQRQICGDSCAMFDLPGGKFALILSDGMGVGAKAARESETAVLVLERLLLTGFQHCVAVQMLNSLLLLRAEEETFATVDLAIIDRYTGETEFLKIGSAPSFVVRKNKVWAINNSTLPAGIITNIPLEPTVEMLQAGDILVMLTDGLLEADKKAVNQEEWLVGILQNNVKGTPQQIAEQILRQVKISAQERRSDDLSVLVAQIEWETA is encoded by the coding sequence GTGCAGGAACAGTTGCATATTTATCCTTACCGGCGTTTGAACACTGATGATACCCCTGGAAAGGAGAAGTTAAGAAAAGACAGGCATAAAGGCGGAGGGAGACTGAAGGTTTTTTTACCGGTACACTGGTTTTCCCTGGAAGGCCTTTTTTTCTTTACTACTTGTTTTGTTTTGAGCAAAGCCCAAATTTTAGGAGGTATTTCCCCTTTTGGCCTTGCTTTTTATGCGGCAGCAGTCTCTTCTTACCGGAGGTACCTGTGGCCTATGTTTTTTGCCCTGTTATTAGGACAGGCCGTGGTGTACCAGGATCTCAGGTGGGGCATCAATGCAGCGGTTTTCACTCTTTTTACATTTTGGCAAGTAATTTTTCCCGTCAATTTTACAAAAAGATGGATTATTCTACCTGTTGGCGTCTTTTTAATTACAGCGCTTGTGAAAGCTGGTTGGGTACTGCTTAGTTCCTTTGTGCTCTATAAGATTATTGCCGTCCTGGTGGAAGGTGTGTTAGCGGCTGGTTTGGTGGCTGTATATTTTTCCTGCCTCAACACTTTACAGGCTAAAAAAATACCTTTCGGGTTAAGCAGTGAAGAAACCGTTTGTGCAGTTATTTTCTGTTTAAGCTTCTGCGCCGGTATTTTGGATGTCGTTTTTCGGGACTTATCGTTAGGAAATATTGTTAGCCGGTATTTGATCCTGGCAACTGCCCTGATTGGCGGGGGAGGCGCAGGAGCTGCCCTTGGTTCCGTCTTGGGCATAATGCCCAGTATAATTACAATTAACGCTCCTGTGCTGGTTGGGATCTACGCTTTTTCCGGGCTGCTGGCAGGCGTCTTGGCCCAGTGGAACAAAATTGGCGCCGGTATCGGCTTTTTACTGGGTAATCTGCTGCTGTCAGTTTATCTCTTGGACCAGCAGACAATTACCACCGCTTTCAGCGAAAGCGCCATAGCGGTCATTTTGCTGTTTTTAACGCCAAACCGGCTTATTCTGCGTTTGCGTTCTGTTTCCACATGGAAAGGAATGCCTGCAGCAGTTGGTGATTACAGACGATACGGTGATCTTCTGCGCTTAAGGATCTTAGATGTGGTCAGGACTTTTGAAGAACTTTCCCATTCTTTTTTACAGCATGCCCCTGCTCCCCACCGGGTAGAAGAAGAAAAAATTCAGGGTTTGTTTAACGCTGTAGCCAAAGGGGTATGTGAGCGTTGTCCCATTTATACGGTCTGCTGGGAAAAAGATTTTTACAATACATACAAGAGTATTCTGTCAGCCTTTGGGTTGGTGGAAACCGGGGGTATTATAACGCCGGAACAGCTCCCGCCCGAATTATCCCGCCGTTGCACCCGCGGCAGGGAAATGGCGGCTACTTTAAGCTGCCTTTACGATACTTACCGGGTAGAGCGTTTTTGGCGCAGGAAAATTGCAGAAAGCCAAAATCTAATGGCCGTTCAGCTGCAGGGAGTTGCCGGAGTATTGAAAGCCACTGCGGAGGACATCAGATCTGAGGGTTATTTCCATGAGGAACTGGAAGTGAGCATCGCCGATACCTTAGAAAAAGCAGGCTTTCATTTAGAAGATGTACAAGTTTGGAAGGAAGCCCGGAGAGGGAACCTTGAGATCAACCTGAACCTGGCTGCTTGTCCCGGGGGCAATCCCTGTGAATATACAATTCTACCCTTGCTTTCCGATTTGGTGGGGCACCCCCTAATGCTTGAACGGCGCCAGTGCGGGAGTGCGGCGGGTAGCCTGAATTGTGAACTGCGCCTTCTACCTCTTCCTTCCCTACGGGTTGTCACCGGTTTTGCCCAGGAGGCTAAAAATCAGCGGCAGATCTGCGGTGACAGCTGCGCCATGTTTGATTTGCCCGGGGGTAAATTTGCCTTAATTTTAAGTGACGGCATGGGTGTGGGAGCCAAAGCCGCCAGGGAAAGTGAAACAGCGGTTTTAGTGCTGGAACGGCTATTGCTTACCGGATTTCAGCATTGCGTCGCGGTGCAAATGCTAAATTCTTTGCTCCTTCTCCGGGCTGAGGAAGAAACATTTGCTACTGTTGATTTAGCAATTATCGACCGCTATACCGGTGAGACTGAATTTTTAAAAATCGGCAGTGCACCCTCTTTTGTAGTGCGCAAAAATAAAGTATGGGCTATTAACAATTCCACTCTGCCTGCCGGAATAATAACTAACATACCTTTGGAGCCAACGGTGGAGATGCTCCAGGCCGGGGATATTTTGGTGATGTTGACAGACGGACTGTTGGAGGCAGATAAAAAAGCGGTTAATCAGGAAGAATGGCTGGTAGGGATTTTACAAAATAACGTAAAAGGGACTCCACAGCAAATTGCGGAGCAAATATTGCGACAGGTAAAAATAAGCGCTCAGGAAAGGCGCAGCGACGATTTGAGTGTATTAGTGGCGCAAATTGAATGGGAGACCGCGTAA
- a CDS encoding L,D-transpeptidase family protein, translating to MIRRISYLRNFYIFFLTLILVILTSTTNTDALNFSENVLGKVWGCGDIYRQLQLTNPPQSGDDILELEQRLMQLGFDPGKVDGVFDRQTQAAVQMFQKEKKLEPSGVVTMSTWEALGENCERQVSSQKTPPPEGAVKIVIDHDTLKLTVYADGKPYKEYPVAIGKSETPSPIGEWRIIHKAVGWGTGFGTRWLGLNVPWGIYGIHGTNKPWSIGTAASHGCFRMFNRHVEEIFPWVKIGTPVIVKGTVHGLSKRPLKVGATGQDVVIVQLKLREEKLLWTPADGRFGPATERALKLYQLLNGLPATGQVDQSTWNLILPEGGRQ from the coding sequence TTGATCCGCAGGATATCCTATTTAAGAAATTTTTATATATTTTTCTTGACTTTAATCCTGGTTATCTTGACAAGCACAACTAATACTGATGCTTTAAATTTCTCAGAAAATGTTTTGGGGAAAGTCTGGGGATGCGGTGACATCTACCGCCAGTTACAGTTGACAAACCCGCCCCAGAGCGGAGATGATATCCTGGAATTAGAACAGCGGCTCATGCAGTTAGGCTTCGATCCGGGAAAAGTTGACGGCGTATTTGACCGCCAAACCCAAGCTGCCGTGCAGATGTTTCAAAAAGAAAAAAAATTAGAACCGTCCGGTGTGGTCACTATGTCCACTTGGGAAGCCCTGGGGGAAAATTGTGAGCGCCAAGTTTCCAGCCAAAAAACCCCTCCACCGGAAGGAGCGGTAAAAATCGTAATTGACCACGACACCTTAAAATTGACCGTCTATGCTGACGGAAAACCCTATAAGGAGTACCCCGTTGCTATAGGCAAGAGTGAAACTCCTTCCCCTATCGGTGAGTGGAGGATAATCCATAAGGCTGTAGGGTGGGGCACAGGCTTTGGAACCCGCTGGCTGGGATTGAATGTTCCCTGGGGGATCTACGGTATTCATGGCACCAATAAGCCTTGGTCCATAGGAACAGCTGCCTCCCACGGCTGTTTTCGCATGTTCAACAGGCATGTGGAAGAGATTTTCCCTTGGGTAAAGATTGGCACTCCTGTCATAGTAAAGGGCACAGTCCACGGATTAAGCAAAAGGCCACTTAAAGTCGGAGCAACCGGTCAAGATGTGGTCATTGTGCAGTTAAAACTTAGGGAAGAGAAACTCCTTTGGACCCCTGCCGACGGTCGATTCGGCCCAGCAACCGAACGCGCTCTAAAACTTTACCAACTGTTAAACGGCCTGCCCGCCACCGGCCAGGTGGATCAGTCTACCTGGAACCTGATTTTACCCGAAGGAGGGAGGCAATGA
- a CDS encoding FtsB family cell division protein — protein MLSHLPKVYDALELGYREYVPKPGRKTTIKRRVRFKGRALLFGAVIFYVLLLFGYWHYKINQVEAEIQALEAQKNAILAEQARLKEQKKLVMSKEYVERAARENLGLVKPGETVLLFAEPGKVRPLKLKDKSEIYD, from the coding sequence ATGTTGTCTCATTTACCTAAAGTTTATGATGCTTTAGAGCTTGGTTACAGGGAATATGTGCCGAAACCGGGACGCAAAACTACGATTAAGAGAAGAGTTCGGTTTAAGGGCAGGGCTCTGCTTTTTGGAGCTGTCATTTTTTACGTGCTGCTTTTGTTTGGCTACTGGCATTATAAAATTAATCAGGTTGAGGCGGAGATTCAAGCGCTGGAAGCACAAAAAAATGCCATCCTGGCCGAACAGGCACGCTTAAAGGAACAGAAAAAGCTGGTGATGAGCAAGGAGTATGTGGAACGGGCTGCCAGGGAAAACCTGGGGCTGGTTAAACCGGGGGAAACCGTGCTGCTCTTTGCTGAACCAGGCAAAGTAAGGCCCCTGAAATTGAAGGATAAGTCGGAAATCTACGATTAA